A DNA window from Pseudomonas tohonis contains the following coding sequences:
- a CDS encoding CoA transferase subunit B: MALTREQMAQRVARELKDGYYVNLGIGIPTLVANYVPEGMEVMLQSENGLLGMGAFPTEEEVDADMINAGKQTVTASKGAAIFDSAESFAMIRGGHVDLTVLGAFEVDVQGNIASWMIPGKLVKGMGGAMDLVAGADNIIVTMTHASKDGESKLLKHCSLPLTGCRCIRKVLTDLAYLEIEDGAFILRERAPGVSIEEIVAKTAGKLIVPDDVIEMSF; this comes from the coding sequence ATGGCACTGACCCGCGAACAGATGGCCCAGCGCGTGGCCCGCGAACTGAAGGACGGCTACTACGTGAACCTGGGGATCGGCATCCCCACCCTGGTGGCCAACTACGTGCCCGAGGGCATGGAAGTGATGCTGCAATCCGAGAACGGCCTGCTGGGCATGGGCGCCTTCCCCACCGAGGAGGAAGTCGACGCCGACATGATCAACGCCGGCAAGCAGACGGTCACCGCCAGCAAGGGCGCGGCGATCTTCGACTCCGCCGAATCCTTCGCCATGATCCGTGGCGGCCACGTCGACCTCACGGTGCTGGGCGCCTTCGAGGTGGACGTGCAGGGCAACATCGCCTCCTGGATGATCCCCGGCAAGCTGGTCAAGGGCATGGGCGGCGCGATGGACCTGGTGGCCGGCGCCGACAACATCATCGTCACCATGACCCACGCCTCCAAGGACGGCGAGTCCAAGCTGCTCAAGCATTGCAGCCTGCCGCTCACCGGCTGCCGCTGCATCCGCAAGGTGCTCACCGACCTGGCCTACCTGGAGATCGAGGACGGCGCCTTCATCCTCCGCGAGCGCGCCCCGGGCGTCAGCATCGAGGAGATCGTCGCCAAGACCGCCGGCAAGCTGATCGTCCCGGATGACGTGATCGAAATGAGCTTCTGA
- a CDS encoding CoA transferase subunit A, whose product MSGLDKRVGSYEEALEGLTDGMTVLAGGFGLCGIPENLIAEIRCRGVRDLTVVSNNCGVDGFGLGVLLEDRQIRKMIASYVGENALFEQQLLSGELEVELTPQGSLAEKLRAGGAGIPAFYTATGYGTPVAEGKEAREFNGRPYILEPAITGDFAIVKGWKADRYGNVIYRHTAQNFNPVVATAGRITVVEVEEIVEPGELDPSQIHTPGIYVDRIIQGTFEKRIEKRTTR is encoded by the coding sequence ATGAGTGGACTCGACAAGCGCGTAGGCAGCTACGAGGAAGCCCTCGAAGGGCTCACCGACGGCATGACCGTCCTCGCCGGGGGCTTCGGCCTGTGCGGCATCCCCGAGAACCTGATCGCCGAGATCCGCTGCCGTGGCGTGCGCGACCTCACCGTGGTCTCCAACAACTGCGGCGTCGATGGCTTCGGCCTCGGCGTGCTGCTGGAAGACCGGCAGATCCGCAAGATGATCGCCTCCTACGTCGGCGAGAACGCCCTGTTCGAGCAGCAGCTGCTCAGCGGCGAACTGGAAGTCGAGCTCACCCCCCAGGGCTCCCTCGCCGAGAAGCTGCGCGCCGGCGGCGCCGGCATCCCCGCCTTCTACACCGCCACCGGCTACGGCACCCCGGTCGCCGAAGGCAAGGAGGCCCGCGAATTCAACGGCCGCCCCTACATCCTCGAGCCGGCCATCACCGGCGACTTCGCCATCGTCAAGGGCTGGAAGGCCGACCGCTACGGCAACGTGATCTACCGCCACACCGCACAGAACTTCAACCCGGTGGTGGCCACCGCCGGCCGCATCACCGTGGTCGAGGTGGAGGAGATCGTCGAGCCCGGCGAGCTGGACCCGAGCCAGATCCACACCCCGGGCATCTACGTCGATCGCATCATTCAGGGCACCTTCGAGAAGCGCATCGAAAAGCGCACCACTCGCTGA
- a CDS encoding acetyl-CoA C-acetyltransferase — translation MQDVVIVAATRTAVGSFQGSLANIPAPELGAAVIRQLLAQTGLDGAQVDEVILGQVLTAGSGQNPARQAAILAGLPHAVPAMTLNKVCGSGLKALHLATQAIRCGDAEVIIAGGQESMSLAPYVMPGARPGLRMGHAKLVDTMIQDGLWDAFNDYHMGITAENLVEKYGISREAQDAFAAASQQKACAAIEGGRFKDEITPILIPQKKGEPVAFATDEQPRAGTTAESLAKLKPAFKKDGSVTAGNASSLNDGAAAVLLMSAEKAKALGLPVLARIAAYANAGVDPAIMGIGPVSATRRCLEKAGWNLGELDLIEANEAFAAQALSVGQELGWDADKVNVNGGAIAIGHPIGASGCRVLVTLLHEMIKRDAKKGLATLCIGGGQGVALAIER, via the coding sequence ATGCAAGACGTCGTCATAGTCGCCGCCACCCGCACCGCCGTCGGCAGCTTCCAGGGCTCGCTGGCCAACATCCCCGCCCCTGAGCTGGGCGCCGCGGTGATCCGCCAGCTGCTGGCCCAGACCGGCCTCGACGGCGCCCAGGTGGACGAGGTCATCCTCGGTCAGGTGCTCACCGCAGGTTCCGGCCAGAACCCCGCGCGCCAGGCCGCCATCCTCGCCGGCCTGCCCCACGCCGTGCCGGCCATGACCCTGAACAAGGTCTGCGGCTCCGGCCTCAAGGCCCTGCACCTGGCGACCCAGGCGATTCGCTGCGGCGACGCCGAGGTGATCATCGCCGGCGGCCAGGAAAGCATGAGCCTCGCCCCCTACGTCATGCCCGGCGCCCGCCCCGGCCTGCGCATGGGCCACGCCAAGCTGGTCGACACCATGATCCAGGACGGCCTGTGGGACGCCTTCAACGACTACCACATGGGCATCACCGCCGAGAACCTGGTGGAGAAGTACGGCATCAGCCGTGAAGCCCAGGACGCCTTCGCCGCCGCTTCCCAGCAGAAGGCCTGCGCGGCCATCGAGGGCGGGCGCTTCAAGGATGAGATCACCCCCATCCTGATCCCGCAGAAGAAGGGCGAGCCCGTCGCCTTCGCCACCGACGAGCAGCCCCGCGCCGGCACCACCGCCGAATCCCTGGCCAAGCTCAAGCCGGCGTTCAAGAAGGACGGCAGCGTCACCGCCGGCAACGCCTCCAGCCTCAACGACGGCGCCGCCGCCGTGCTGCTGATGAGCGCCGAAAAAGCCAAGGCCCTGGGCTTGCCGGTGCTGGCGCGCATCGCGGCCTACGCCAACGCCGGCGTCGACCCGGCGATCATGGGCATCGGCCCGGTCTCGGCCACCAGGCGCTGCCTGGAAAAGGCCGGCTGGAACCTCGGCGAGCTGGACCTGATCGAAGCCAACGAAGCCTTCGCCGCCCAGGCCCTGTCCGTGGGCCAGGAGCTGGGCTGGGATGCCGATAAGGTCAACGTCAACGGCGGCGCCATCGCCATCGGCCACCCCATCGGCGCCTCCGGCTGCCGCGTACTGGTGACCCTGCTGCACGAGATGATCAAGCGCGATGCGAAGAAGGGCCTGGCGACCCTGTGCATCGGCGGCGGCCAGGGCGTGGCCCTGGCGATCGAGCGTTAA
- a CDS encoding PilT/PilU family type 4a pilus ATPase: MLKVLASQDGSDLYLSTGAPPCAKFNGVLKPLGTDPLKPGDVARIAESIMDPEQRGEFDRELEMNLAISLPNIGRFRINIFKQRNEVSIVARNIKLDIPKFEDLKLPEVLLKVVMEKRGLVLFVGGTGSGKSTSLAALIDYRNRNSGGHIITIEDPVEYVHRHKKSIINQREVGVDTRSFHAALKNTLRQAPDVILIGEIRDRETMEHALAFADTGHLAISTLHANNANQALDRIINFFPEERRPQLLNDLGNNLKAFVSQRLVRTSDGKRRAAVEVLLGTATISDLIKRGDFSSIKEIMEKSKALGMQTFDQALFDLVVEGSIQEEEAIKNADSANNLRLKLKLHRDGPGTRPTAAPTPPPAPTPQATPTQDAASWGLELKLEELPEDEPPPEDPGKHY, encoded by the coding sequence ATGCTCAAGGTTCTGGCCTCCCAGGATGGCTCGGACCTCTACCTGTCCACCGGTGCGCCGCCCTGCGCCAAGTTCAACGGCGTGCTCAAGCCGCTGGGCACCGACCCGCTCAAGCCGGGCGACGTGGCGCGTATCGCCGAATCCATCATGGACCCGGAGCAGCGCGGCGAATTCGACCGCGAGCTGGAGATGAACCTGGCCATCTCCCTGCCCAACATCGGCCGCTTCCGCATCAACATCTTCAAGCAGCGCAACGAGGTCTCCATCGTCGCGCGCAACATCAAGCTGGATATCCCGAAGTTCGAGGACCTCAAGCTCCCCGAGGTGCTGCTCAAGGTGGTGATGGAAAAACGCGGCCTGGTGCTCTTCGTCGGCGGCACCGGCTCGGGCAAGTCCACCTCCCTGGCCGCGCTGATCGACTACCGCAACCGCAACAGCGGCGGGCACATCATCACCATCGAGGACCCGGTGGAGTACGTGCACCGGCACAAGAAATCCATCATCAACCAGCGCGAGGTGGGGGTGGACACCCGCAGCTTCCACGCCGCCCTGAAGAACACCCTGCGCCAGGCGCCGGACGTGATCCTGATCGGCGAGATCCGCGACCGCGAGACCATGGAACACGCCCTGGCCTTCGCCGACACCGGCCACCTGGCCATCTCCACCCTGCACGCCAACAACGCCAACCAAGCGCTGGACCGCATCATCAACTTCTTCCCCGAGGAGCGCCGGCCGCAGCTGCTCAACGACCTGGGCAACAACCTCAAGGCCTTCGTCTCCCAGCGCCTGGTGCGCACCTCCGACGGCAAGCGCCGCGCGGCGGTGGAAGTGCTGCTGGGCACCGCCACCATCAGCGACCTGATCAAGCGTGGCGACTTCAGCTCGATCAAGGAAATCATGGAGAAGTCCAAGGCCCTGGGCATGCAGACCTTCGACCAGGCGCTGTTCGACCTGGTGGTGGAGGGCTCGATCCAGGAAGAGGAAGCGATCAAGAACGCCGACTCGGCCAACAACCTGCGCCTCAAGCTCAAGCTGCACCGTGACGGCCCCGGCACCCGGCCCACCGCCGCACCCACCCCGCCCCCCGCGCCGACGCCCCAGGCCACCCCGACCCAGGACGCCGCCAGCTGGGGCCTGGAGCTCAAGCTCGAAGAACTGCCCGAGGACGAGCCGCCGCCGGAAGACCCGGGCAAGCACTACTGA
- a CDS encoding short-chain fatty acid transporter → MVTQLEESRSARFAMRCSAWAERWFPDSWVFAALAVLIVTVAVLAMGAPASATAKAFGDGFWSLIPFTMQMAFVVIGGYVVASSGPASRLIDLLARVPKNGRSAVAWVALISMLASLLNWGLSLVFGGLLVRALARREDIKMDYRAAGAAAYLGLGAVWALGLSSSAAQLQANPASLPPSILAITGVIPFTETIFLWQSGVMLLALILVSLAIAYMTAPSAASARDAKACGVDPSFTAPPQPKPTRPGEWLEHSPLLIIMLVVLAGGWLAQEFASKPAITAISGLNTYNLLFIMAGALLHWRPRSFLDAVARAVPTTTGVLIQFPLYGSIAALMTTVNGSDGQTLAHHISTFFVQIASHDTYALLMGVYSAVLGFFIPSGGGKWIIEAPYVMQVANELRYHLGWSVQIYNAAEALPNLINPFYMLPLLGVLGLKARDLIGFSFVQLLVHTPLVLVLLWALGTTLEYVPPVMP, encoded by the coding sequence ATGGTCACGCAACTCGAAGAAAGCCGTTCCGCCCGTTTCGCCATGCGCTGCTCAGCCTGGGCCGAGCGCTGGTTCCCTGACTCCTGGGTATTCGCCGCGCTGGCGGTCCTGATCGTCACCGTCGCCGTGCTGGCCATGGGCGCACCCGCCAGCGCCACGGCCAAGGCCTTCGGTGACGGGTTCTGGAGCCTGATCCCCTTCACCATGCAGATGGCCTTCGTGGTCATCGGCGGCTATGTGGTCGCCAGCTCCGGCCCGGCATCGCGGCTCATCGACCTGCTGGCGCGGGTGCCGAAGAACGGCCGCTCGGCGGTGGCCTGGGTGGCGCTGATCTCCATGCTCGCCTCGCTGCTCAACTGGGGCCTGTCCCTGGTGTTCGGCGGCCTGCTGGTGCGCGCCCTGGCCCGCCGTGAAGACATCAAGATGGACTACCGCGCCGCCGGTGCCGCCGCCTACCTCGGCCTGGGCGCCGTGTGGGCACTGGGGCTGTCGTCCTCCGCCGCGCAGTTGCAGGCCAACCCGGCCAGCCTGCCGCCGTCCATCCTCGCCATCACCGGCGTGATCCCCTTCACCGAGACCATCTTCCTCTGGCAATCGGGCGTGATGCTGCTGGCGCTGATCCTGGTGTCCCTTGCCATCGCCTACATGACCGCGCCCAGCGCGGCCAGCGCCCGTGACGCCAAGGCCTGTGGCGTGGACCCGAGCTTCACCGCGCCGCCTCAGCCCAAGCCGACCCGCCCGGGCGAGTGGCTGGAGCACAGCCCGTTGCTGATCATCATGCTGGTGGTGCTGGCCGGTGGCTGGCTGGCCCAGGAGTTCGCCAGCAAGCCGGCGATCACCGCCATCTCCGGGCTCAACACCTACAACCTGCTGTTCATCATGGCCGGCGCACTGCTGCACTGGCGCCCGCGCAGCTTCCTCGACGCCGTGGCCCGCGCCGTGCCGACCACCACCGGGGTGCTGATCCAGTTCCCGCTGTACGGCTCCATCGCCGCGCTGATGACCACCGTCAACGGCAGCGACGGCCAGACCCTGGCGCACCACATCTCCACCTTCTTCGTGCAGATCGCCTCCCACGACACTTACGCGCTGCTGATGGGCGTGTACTCCGCCGTGCTGGGCTTCTTCATTCCCTCCGGTGGCGGCAAGTGGATCATCGAGGCGCCCTACGTGATGCAGGTGGCCAACGAGCTGCGCTACCACCTGGGCTGGTCGGTGCAGATCTACAACGCCGCCGAGGCGCTGCCGAACCTGATCAACCCCTTCTACATGCTGCCCCTGCTGGGCGTGCTGGGCCTGAAGGCGCGCGACCTGATCGGCTTCTCCTTCGTCCAGCTGCTGGTGCACACCCCACTGGTGCTGGTGCTGCTGTGGGCCCTGGGCACCACCCTGGAATACGTGCCGCCGGTGATGCCGTGA
- a CDS encoding acetoacetate--CoA ligase, translating into MSQPLWTPSAERIAATRMDAFRREIARRHGLDLPDYAALHAWSVEQREAFWQALVDAFDVNFHTPPRTVLEEGPAMPSAHWFPGATLNFAEHLLRRRDDHPALVAVAEDGRREPLSHAELAAHVAGLQQRLAAAGVGIGDRVAAFMPNTWQTVVGMLATASLGATWSSCSPDFGTQGVIDRFGQIEPKVLIAAAGYHYAGKALDLTAKLNEILQRLPTLAQLVVVPYARPEARAEDFATAARVSLWDDFYRPGGEPAFVPVPFEQPLYILYSSGTTGVPKCIVHGVGGTLLQHLKEHALHGDLKADDTLFYFTTCGWMMWNWLASGLALGATLVLYDGSPFHPGPERLMDLIDAEGISIFGTSAKYLAALQKAGARPRQSHRLERLKTLLSTGSPLAHEGFDYVYREIKAELCLSSISGGTDIVSCFALGNPVLPVRRGELQCKGLGMDVQVWDEHGQPVHGEKGELVCTRHFPSMPVGFWNDPDGEKFRAAYFETFPGVWAHGDYAEETAHGGLVIHGRSDAVLNPGGVRIGTAEIYRQVEKVEQVLESIAIGQDWQGDVRVVLFVRLREGVALDDALQARIRQVIRDNTTPRHVPAKIIAVADIPRTLSGKIVELAVRNVVHGRPVKNTDALANPQALELFRVLPELAR; encoded by the coding sequence ATGAGCCAGCCCCTGTGGACCCCCAGCGCGGAACGCATCGCCGCCACGCGGATGGACGCCTTCCGCCGCGAGATCGCCCGCCGCCACGGCCTCGACCTGCCCGACTACGCCGCCCTGCACGCCTGGAGCGTCGAGCAGCGGGAAGCCTTCTGGCAGGCCCTGGTGGACGCCTTCGACGTGAATTTCCACACACCGCCCCGCACGGTGCTGGAGGAAGGCCCGGCAATGCCCAGCGCCCATTGGTTCCCCGGGGCCACCCTGAACTTCGCCGAGCACCTGCTGCGCCGCCGCGATGACCACCCGGCGCTGGTGGCCGTGGCCGAGGACGGTCGCCGCGAGCCGCTCAGCCACGCCGAGCTGGCCGCCCACGTCGCCGGCCTGCAGCAGCGCCTGGCCGCCGCCGGGGTGGGCATCGGCGACCGCGTGGCGGCCTTCATGCCCAACACCTGGCAGACGGTGGTGGGCATGCTCGCCACCGCCAGCCTCGGCGCCACCTGGTCGTCCTGCTCGCCGGACTTCGGCACCCAGGGGGTGATCGACCGCTTCGGCCAGATCGAACCCAAGGTGCTGATCGCCGCCGCCGGCTACCACTACGCCGGCAAGGCCCTGGACCTGACCGCCAAGCTCAATGAAATCCTCCAGCGCCTGCCCACCCTCGCCCAACTGGTGGTGGTGCCCTATGCCCGCCCCGAGGCCCGCGCCGAAGACTTCGCCACCGCCGCCCGCGTCAGCCTGTGGGACGACTTCTACCGCCCCGGCGGCGAACCCGCGTTCGTTCCGGTGCCCTTCGAGCAGCCGCTGTACATCCTCTATTCCAGCGGCACCACCGGGGTGCCCAAGTGCATCGTCCACGGCGTCGGCGGCACCCTGCTGCAGCACCTCAAGGAACACGCCCTGCATGGCGACCTGAAGGCCGACGACACGCTGTTCTACTTCACCACCTGCGGCTGGATGATGTGGAACTGGCTGGCGTCCGGCCTGGCCCTGGGCGCCACCCTGGTGCTCTACGACGGCTCGCCGTTCCACCCCGGCCCCGAGCGGCTGATGGACCTGATCGACGCCGAGGGCATCAGCATCTTCGGCACCAGCGCCAAGTACCTCGCGGCGCTGCAGAAGGCCGGCGCACGGCCGCGCCAGAGCCATCGGCTGGAGCGCCTCAAGACGCTGCTCTCCACCGGCTCGCCCCTGGCCCACGAGGGCTTCGACTACGTCTACCGCGAGATCAAGGCCGAGCTGTGCCTGTCGTCCATCTCCGGCGGCACCGACATCGTCTCCTGCTTCGCCCTCGGCAACCCGGTGCTGCCGGTGCGGCGCGGCGAGCTGCAATGCAAGGGCCTGGGCATGGACGTGCAGGTGTGGGACGAGCACGGCCAGCCGGTGCACGGCGAGAAGGGCGAGCTGGTCTGCACCCGGCACTTCCCTTCCATGCCGGTGGGCTTCTGGAACGACCCGGACGGCGAGAAATTCCGCGCGGCCTACTTCGAGACCTTCCCCGGCGTCTGGGCCCACGGCGACTACGCCGAGGAGACCGCCCATGGTGGCCTGGTGATCCACGGCCGCTCGGATGCCGTGCTCAACCCCGGCGGCGTGCGCATCGGCACGGCCGAGATCTACCGCCAGGTTGAGAAGGTCGAACAGGTGCTGGAGTCCATCGCCATCGGCCAGGACTGGCAGGGCGACGTACGCGTGGTGCTGTTCGTGCGCCTGCGCGAGGGCGTGGCGCTGGACGACGCCTTGCAGGCGCGCATCCGCCAGGTGATCCGCGACAACACCACGCCGCGCCACGTGCCGGCGAAGATCATCGCCGTCGCCGATATCCCCCGCACCCTCAGCGGCAAGATCGTCGAGCTGGCGGTGCGCAATGTCGTCCACGGCCGCCCGGTGAAGAACACCGACGCCCTGGCCAACCCCCAGGCACTGGAGCTGTTCAGGGTCCTGCCGGAGCTGGCGCGGTGA
- a CDS encoding peptidylprolyl isomerase yields MAKALARHILVKTEAEAEQIKQRLAKGEDFAVLAKKHSICPSGKRGGDLGEVRPGQMVRVIDQVIFKKPVRTIHGPVKSQFGYHLVQVFFRD; encoded by the coding sequence ATGGCCAAGGCCCTTGCCCGCCACATCCTGGTCAAGACCGAGGCGGAAGCCGAACAGATCAAGCAGCGCCTGGCCAAGGGCGAGGACTTCGCCGTGCTGGCGAAGAAGCATTCCATCTGCCCTTCCGGCAAGCGCGGCGGCGACCTGGGCGAGGTGCGCCCCGGGCAGATGGTGCGGGTGATCGACCAGGTGATCTTCAAGAAGCCGGTGCGCACCATCCACGGCCCGGTGAAGAGCCAGTTCGGCTACCACCTGGTGCAGGTGTTCTTCAGGGACTGA
- a CDS encoding DUF4431 domain-containing protein: MDLIPRALLCLGLCLPTLALATPCQEFEPATARLEGKLERQTHPGPPNFESIENGDEARTGFYLVLAEPACVKGNDYETDMGAEQDVRLVQLVLDEAGYRKLEPHLGQQVTLAGHLFSAETAFHYAPLLMQDVQRVEDQPTASADCEALAAKAADAPGFHPPWWGTVQGEGRLHFHSAPDKACAIPGLFIIPGDGVTIYAAENGWMQVMYINSRGEDFTGWVDENRLDAGPSRSEDDGQPEERGEPAAAAADLPGDVASFAERYANCEHFLGEDPYDAERAKELAQAVEELCTGIDAQLDALRQRYRDDAAATQALAGYEKVE; encoded by the coding sequence ATGGATCTCATCCCCCGCGCCCTCCTCTGCCTGGGCCTGTGCCTGCCCACCCTCGCCCTGGCCACCCCGTGCCAGGAGTTCGAACCCGCCACCGCACGCCTGGAAGGCAAGCTGGAGCGCCAGACCCACCCTGGCCCGCCCAACTTCGAAAGCATCGAGAACGGCGACGAGGCGCGCACCGGCTTCTACCTGGTACTGGCCGAGCCCGCCTGTGTGAAAGGCAATGACTACGAGACCGACATGGGCGCCGAGCAGGACGTGCGCCTGGTGCAACTGGTGCTGGACGAGGCCGGCTACAGGAAGCTCGAACCGCACCTGGGCCAGCAGGTGACCCTCGCCGGCCACCTGTTCTCAGCCGAGACCGCCTTCCACTACGCCCCGCTGCTGATGCAGGACGTGCAGAGGGTGGAAGACCAGCCGACCGCCAGCGCCGACTGCGAGGCCCTGGCCGCCAAGGCCGCCGACGCCCCCGGCTTCCATCCGCCCTGGTGGGGCACGGTGCAGGGCGAGGGCCGGCTGCACTTCCACAGCGCGCCGGACAAGGCCTGCGCCATCCCCGGGCTGTTCATCATCCCCGGTGACGGGGTGACCATCTACGCCGCCGAGAACGGCTGGATGCAGGTCATGTACATCAATTCCAGGGGCGAGGATTTCACCGGCTGGGTGGATGAAAACCGGCTGGATGCCGGCCCGTCGCGCAGCGAGGACGACGGCCAGCCCGAGGAGCGAGGCGAACCCGCCGCGGCCGCAGCCGACCTACCCGGGGACGTGGCCTCCTTCGCCGAGCGCTACGCCAATTGCGAACACTTCCTCGGCGAGGACCCCTACGACGCGGAACGCGCCAAGGAGCTCGCCCAGGCGGTGGAGGAGCTGTGCACCGGCATCGACGCCCAGCTCGATGCGCTGCGCCAGCGCTACAGGGACGATGCGGCCGCCACCCAGGCCCTGGCCGGCTACGAGAAGGTGGAGTGA
- a CDS encoding LysR family transcriptional regulator, protein MTVKQLRAFLAVAQSLSFAQACERLHLSQPALSLAIKNLEESLGGQLLVRTTRSVALTPEGETLLPIARRLLADWDNAEELLRQHFTLQLGKVAIAAMPSFAGNLLPVGLKAFRDRHPKVNVAVHDVINEQVLEMVRNHRVELGIAFEPESLDGLAFTPFYSDRFVAVVPGDCPLAERREVSWAELLGEPFITLQRPSAVRLLLEERVAARHGRLPVALESHQLVTVGRMVAQGLGVSAVPSLCIQQMEELGARCIALRDPQIERRVGLLWLAGHTLSTAAQALADALLHLRDWNRQGPAEPGE, encoded by the coding sequence ATGACCGTCAAGCAACTGCGTGCCTTCCTCGCCGTCGCCCAGAGCCTGAGCTTCGCCCAGGCCTGCGAGCGCCTGCACCTGTCCCAGCCGGCGCTGTCCCTGGCGATCAAGAACCTGGAGGAATCGCTCGGCGGCCAGTTGCTGGTGCGCACCACCCGCAGCGTGGCGCTTACGCCGGAGGGCGAGACCCTGCTGCCCATCGCCCGGCGCCTGCTGGCGGACTGGGACAACGCCGAGGAGCTGCTGCGCCAGCACTTCACCCTGCAACTGGGCAAGGTGGCCATCGCCGCCATGCCCTCCTTCGCCGGCAACCTGCTGCCGGTGGGCCTCAAGGCCTTCCGCGACCGCCACCCGAAGGTCAACGTCGCGGTGCACGACGTGATCAACGAACAGGTGCTGGAGATGGTGCGCAACCACCGTGTCGAGCTAGGCATCGCCTTCGAGCCGGAGTCCCTCGACGGCCTGGCCTTCACGCCCTTCTACAGCGACCGTTTCGTCGCCGTGGTGCCCGGCGATTGCCCGCTGGCCGAGCGCCGGGAAGTGAGCTGGGCGGAGCTGCTGGGCGAGCCCTTCATCACCCTGCAACGTCCCTCCGCCGTGCGCCTGCTGCTGGAGGAGCGGGTGGCGGCGCGGCACGGCCGGCTGCCGGTGGCCCTGGAGAGCCACCAGTTGGTGACGGTCGGGCGCATGGTCGCCCAGGGCCTGGGCGTGAGCGCGGTGCCCAGCCTGTGCATCCAGCAGATGGAGGAACTGGGCGCCCGCTGCATCGCCCTGCGCGACCCGCAGATCGAGCGTCGCGTGGGCCTGCTGTGGCTCGCCGGGCACACGCTTTCCACCGCCGCTCAGGCCCTGGCCGACGCGCTGCTGCACCTGCGCGACTGGAATCGCCAGGGGCCTGCGGAACCCGGCGAGTGA
- a CDS encoding substrate-binding periplasmic protein: MLARTLCLAALLCCASQACARLQQVDLYLPDAPPLTMLEAGASHGMVGDATLLALKRAGYQVRILVAPWARAQKRTMEGRDILVIPLSRTPDREASYTWIAPIMELQRAFFTLDEPVKDFAEARARYRQIGVGLGTAQNEILRREGFDGGQIRSLVLGDKPAQLLEMGRIDAWFTGVPEGLYIWPRVSHQRLRMSPPLAATDLYLACSLACDPQLVDDLRTAIDALRADGSLKRIQARYLKDAQPLLEQQAP, from the coding sequence GTGCTCGCCAGAACCCTGTGCCTCGCCGCCCTGCTCTGCTGCGCCTCCCAGGCTTGCGCCCGGCTCCAGCAGGTCGACCTGTACCTGCCCGATGCGCCCCCATTGACGATGCTGGAAGCCGGCGCCAGCCACGGCATGGTCGGCGACGCCACCCTGCTGGCGCTCAAGCGTGCCGGCTATCAGGTGCGGATCCTCGTCGCACCCTGGGCGCGGGCGCAGAAACGCACGATGGAGGGCCGCGACATCCTCGTCATCCCACTGTCACGCACACCGGATCGCGAGGCCTCCTACACCTGGATCGCACCGATCATGGAATTGCAACGGGCCTTCTTCACCCTCGACGAGCCGGTGAAGGACTTCGCCGAGGCCCGCGCCCGCTACCGCCAGATCGGCGTCGGCCTGGGCACCGCGCAGAACGAGATCCTCCGCCGCGAAGGCTTCGACGGCGGGCAGATACGCTCCCTGGTGCTGGGCGACAAACCCGCGCAGCTGCTGGAGATGGGGCGCATCGACGCCTGGTTCACCGGCGTCCCCGAGGGGCTCTACATCTGGCCCAGGGTCTCGCACCAGCGCCTGCGCATGAGCCCGCCCCTGGCGGCCACCGACCTCTACCTCGCCTGCTCCCTGGCCTGCGACCCGCAGCTGGTGGACGACCTGCGTACGGCCATCGACGCCCTGCGCGCGGACGGCAGCCTGAAGCGCATCCAGGCGCGGTATCTGAAGGACGCCCAGCCGCTACTGGAACAACAGGCTCCGTAG